In the Paenibacillus sp. FSL H7-0357 genome, one interval contains:
- a CDS encoding HAMP domain-containing protein gives MSNQDQINETNDDQIGVGELLNALMAMKKGNFSYRMPYDRTGMAGKVADTFNEIMDIQEALVSEVQTVAKVVGKEGNLSRRFVQKNLGGSWETITDSLNGLVIDLIQPTSEMVRVINAVAKGDLSQKVELEIEGRALTGEFQRTASNINMMVNQLSTFASEVTRVAREVGTEGILGGQADVKGVSGTWKDLTDSVNYMATNLTDQVRNIAAVTTAVANGDLSKQITVNARGEILELKNTINTMVDQLSMFSSEVTRVAREVGTEGKLGGQADVKGVSGTWRDLTESVNYMASNLTNQVRNIAVVTTAVANGDLSKKITADVQGEILELKNTINTMVDQLSTFASEVTRMAREVGTEGILGGQADVKGVSGTWRDLTESVNYMASNLTNQVRNIAEVTTAVAKGDLSKTITVDAKGEILELKSTINIMVDQLSNFASEVTRVAREVSTEGILGGQADVKGVSGTWKDLTDSVNFMAGTLTDQVRNIAEVTTAVAKGDLSKQITVNAKGEILELKNTINTMVEQLSTFASEVTRVAREVGTEGMLGGQAQVKGVAGTWRDLTESVNYMASNLTNQVRNIAVVTTAVANGDLSKKITADVQGEILELKNTINTMVDQLSMFSSEVTRVAREVGTDGKLGGQAQVKGVGGTWKDLTESVNNMARNLTDQVRNIADVTTAVAKGDLSKKITVDVKGEILELKNTINTMVDQLSTFASEVTRVAREVGTDGKLGAQAEVKDVSGTWKDLTDTVNYMASNLTIQMRNIAGVTTAVANGDLSKKITVDVKGELLELKNTINTMVDQLNSFASEVTRVAREVGTDGKLGGQAQVRGVGGIWKDLTDNVNIMATNLTDQVRGIAKVVTAVANGNLKQKLTVEAKGEIAELTDTINNMIETLATFADQVTTVAREVGAEGKLGGQANVPGAAGTWRDLTDNVNYMASTLTTQVRAITNVATAVTNGDLSRAIDVSASGEVATLKDNINEMIRNLKETTRINTEQDWLKTNLAKFSRLLQGQRDLYAVSRMILSELAPLVSMQHGVFYINEPFNGEPVLKLFASYAYQSRKHLANEFRAGQGLVGQCLIEKQRILLTNVPGDYVVISSALGEAAPLNIILLPIIFEDQVLAILELASFRPYSDIDIAFLDQLTESIGIVINTMQANQRTEELLIQSQSLTEELQKQQMELRNTNDELEDKAKLLVLQKAEVESKNHEVEVAKRYLEEKAEQLALTSKYKSEFLANMSHELRTPLNSLLLLAEQLAENPEDNLHEIQVKFAKTIQDSGLELLNLINDILDLSKIESGTITPDYSDVSLAELTGGLDRTFRHMVDAKKLDYRIKIDPGVPASLVTDFKRLQQILKNLLSNAFKFTEQGQIMLQIRKASEGWHQENESLNRAKTVICFSVSDTGIGIPHEKQQIIFEAFQQADGSTNREYGGTGLGLAISREIAEMLGGEITLYSEVTKGSVFNLYLPTEAEFTEPEIKRTHVPEVIDITPPKRRSSLVRAAEDTLIDDRDNIEPGDRVFLIVEDDQKFNEIILDLLHKKGIKAVITASGWDVLELVQKYNPIAITLDLHLGGDTNGWLVLDQLKNDIHVRHIPICVMTVDEDEVLLLQKGAHDYFRKPVTNEELENALDRLNQFADKKVQNLLVIVHDEQERKQIVDLLSNQDLKITAVDTGRKALNQINTKDFDCVVLDNSLPDMNLIRFARDMYKNAKNKRVPVVARLSKKLTPAEENEWDELVKMVVLKEVKSNLQLIDETTLFLHSKAEKLPSGSREKLVKLHNSDEMIEYKKVLVVDDDIRNIFALTSILERHQMKVIPAENGQDAINLLEQSPDIEIVLMDIMMPGMDGYETTRAIRQKEQFKNLPVLALTAKAMKGDRELCLEAGCSDYITKPVNSAQLLSMMRTWLDQ, from the coding sequence ATGAGCAATCAAGACCAAATCAACGAAACGAACGACGATCAAATTGGCGTCGGCGAACTGCTCAACGCCTTAATGGCGATGAAGAAAGGCAACTTCTCCTACAGGATGCCCTATGACCGTACGGGTATGGCTGGAAAGGTAGCGGATACATTTAACGAGATTATGGATATTCAGGAAGCTCTGGTGTCTGAAGTCCAGACAGTAGCCAAGGTTGTCGGAAAAGAAGGGAATCTTTCGAGAAGGTTTGTGCAGAAGAATCTGGGTGGATCATGGGAAACGATTACTGATTCGTTGAATGGTCTGGTCATCGACTTGATTCAACCGACGAGTGAGATGGTCCGGGTTATTAACGCCGTAGCCAAAGGCGATCTGTCCCAGAAGGTGGAACTTGAAATCGAAGGACGAGCTCTTACGGGTGAATTCCAGAGAACAGCAAGCAACATTAATATGATGGTGAATCAGCTCAGCACCTTTGCCTCCGAGGTTACTCGTGTGGCGCGCGAGGTCGGTACGGAAGGAATCTTGGGCGGCCAGGCAGACGTCAAAGGGGTATCGGGCACATGGAAAGATCTTACGGACAGCGTGAATTATATGGCGACAAACCTCACGGATCAAGTGCGTAATATCGCGGCGGTAACCACTGCTGTCGCAAATGGTGATCTGTCAAAGCAAATCACGGTTAATGCGCGCGGAGAGATTCTCGAACTCAAGAATACGATTAACACGATGGTGGACCAGTTGTCCATGTTCTCCTCCGAGGTTACTCGTGTGGCGCGGGAGGTTGGCACAGAGGGCAAACTCGGCGGGCAGGCGGATGTCAAAGGCGTATCCGGCACTTGGAGAGATTTAACCGAAAGCGTTAACTACATGGCGTCCAATCTGACTAACCAAGTGCGTAACATCGCAGTTGTTACGACTGCGGTCGCAAATGGCGACCTGTCGAAGAAGATTACTGCTGATGTGCAAGGCGAAATCCTGGAGCTTAAGAACACCATCAACACGATGGTGGACCAATTGTCCACCTTTGCTTCCGAGGTTACCCGGATGGCGCGTGAGGTCGGTACGGAAGGGATACTCGGCGGGCAGGCGGATGTTAAAGGCGTATCCGGCACATGGCGGGATTTAACGGAAAGCGTTAACTACATGGCGTCTAACTTAACCAACCAGGTGCGTAACATTGCGGAAGTGACCACCGCCGTTGCCAAGGGCGATTTGTCGAAGACAATTACCGTTGATGCGAAAGGTGAAATCCTCGAATTGAAAAGCACAATCAACATCATGGTGGACCAGCTCAGCAACTTTGCCTCCGAGGTTACCCGTGTGGCGCGGGAGGTTTCAACAGAAGGAATCCTCGGCGGGCAAGCGGATGTTAAAGGGGTATCCGGCACTTGGAAGGATTTAACTGACAGCGTTAACTTTATGGCTGGTACGCTGACCGATCAGGTGCGCAATATCGCTGAAGTGACGACTGCGGTTGCGAAAGGGGATCTATCCAAACAGATCACGGTTAATGCGAAAGGCGAAATCCTTGAGCTTAAGAACACAATTAACACGATGGTGGAGCAGCTTTCCACCTTCGCTTCCGAGGTTACACGGGTGGCGCGCGAGGTTGGTACCGAGGGCATGCTGGGTGGACAAGCCCAAGTTAAAGGCGTTGCGGGTACATGGCGAGATTTGACCGAGAGTGTAAACTATATGGCTTCGAACTTGACCAACCAAGTGCGCAACATCGCCGTCGTGACGACGGCCGTCGCAAACGGAGACCTGTCTAAGAAAATCACGGCGGATGTCCAAGGCGAAATCCTCGAGCTCAAAAATACCATCAATACGATGGTGGACCAACTCTCGATGTTCTCCTCCGAGGTTACGCGGGTAGCGCGTGAGGTAGGTACGGACGGGAAACTGGGCGGACAAGCACAGGTTAAAGGGGTTGGAGGGACCTGGAAGGATTTGACTGAAAGCGTTAATAACATGGCCCGGAATCTGACGGACCAGGTGCGGAATATCGCGGACGTTACGACGGCGGTAGCAAAGGGTGACCTGTCCAAGAAAATCACCGTAGATGTCAAAGGCGAAATCCTTGAACTCAAAAATACGATTAACACAATGGTGGACCAGCTCTCGACCTTCGCCTCCGAGGTTACACGCGTAGCGCGCGAGGTTGGCACAGATGGAAAACTTGGCGCGCAAGCGGAAGTTAAGGATGTTTCCGGTACGTGGAAAGATTTGACCGATACGGTTAACTATATGGCCAGTAACTTGACCATTCAGATGCGCAACATTGCCGGCGTTACAACGGCAGTTGCGAACGGGGATCTGTCCAAGAAAATCACCGTCGACGTAAAAGGTGAACTATTGGAACTGAAGAACACGATAAACACGATGGTGGATCAACTAAATTCGTTCGCATCCGAGGTTACGCGGGTGGCGCGGGAGGTCGGTACGGACGGCAAGCTGGGCGGACAAGCTCAAGTGCGCGGCGTCGGCGGAATCTGGAAAGACCTCACCGATAACGTTAACATCATGGCGACCAATCTGACGGATCAGGTGCGCGGGATTGCCAAGGTCGTGACCGCAGTTGCAAACGGCAACCTGAAGCAGAAACTGACTGTTGAAGCCAAAGGCGAAATTGCCGAACTGACGGATACCATCAACAATATGATCGAGACGCTGGCCACCTTCGCCGACCAGGTGACCACCGTGGCGCGGGAGGTAGGTGCCGAAGGGAAACTGGGTGGACAAGCGAACGTGCCTGGCGCAGCCGGTACTTGGCGCGATCTCACCGACAATGTTAACTACATGGCGAGTACGCTGACCACTCAGGTGCGTGCGATCACCAATGTCGCCACAGCGGTGACGAACGGTGATCTGTCACGTGCCATCGACGTATCCGCATCCGGAGAAGTCGCAACGCTGAAAGACAACATTAACGAAATGATACGGAACCTGAAGGAAACAACCCGGATCAATACGGAGCAGGACTGGCTCAAAACCAATCTCGCCAAATTCTCACGGCTGCTTCAAGGACAAAGAGACTTGTATGCGGTCAGCCGTATGATCCTGTCCGAGCTGGCTCCGCTCGTGTCCATGCAGCATGGTGTCTTCTACATCAATGAACCGTTTAACGGCGAACCGGTGCTGAAGCTGTTTGCCAGCTACGCTTACCAAAGCCGCAAACATTTGGCGAACGAATTCCGGGCCGGGCAAGGGTTGGTCGGCCAGTGCCTGATCGAGAAACAGCGGATCCTGCTCACTAACGTGCCAGGTGACTATGTCGTGATATCGTCCGCTTTGGGAGAAGCCGCACCTCTCAACATCATTTTGCTGCCGATCATATTCGAAGATCAGGTGCTGGCGATTCTGGAACTTGCATCCTTCCGCCCATATAGTGATATCGACATCGCCTTCTTGGATCAGCTTACGGAATCCATCGGAATCGTGATTAACACGATGCAGGCGAACCAACGTACGGAGGAGCTGCTGATCCAATCGCAGTCACTCACCGAAGAGCTCCAAAAACAGCAGATGGAGCTGCGGAATACGAACGACGAGCTCGAAGATAAAGCAAAGTTGCTCGTGCTGCAGAAGGCGGAAGTGGAAAGCAAAAATCATGAGGTAGAGGTGGCCAAACGATATCTGGAGGAGAAAGCGGAACAGCTTGCCCTCACGTCCAAGTACAAATCCGAATTTTTAGCCAATATGTCGCACGAACTTCGTACCCCGCTGAATTCCTTGCTGCTCTTGGCAGAACAGCTTGCCGAGAACCCGGAGGACAATCTTCACGAGATTCAGGTGAAGTTCGCGAAAACCATTCAGGACTCTGGACTCGAATTACTTAATCTTATTAACGATATTCTCGATCTGTCCAAAATCGAATCAGGCACAATCACACCAGATTACAGCGATGTATCTTTGGCCGAACTGACAGGCGGGCTCGACCGTACTTTCCGCCACATGGTGGACGCTAAGAAGCTTGACTACAGAATCAAAATTGATCCCGGTGTTCCGGCAAGCTTAGTGACGGACTTCAAGCGGCTTCAGCAAATTTTGAAAAACTTGCTTTCGAACGCCTTTAAGTTCACGGAGCAAGGGCAGATTATGCTTCAGATCCGGAAAGCAAGCGAGGGCTGGCACCAAGAAAATGAATCACTGAATCGTGCTAAAACGGTCATTTGCTTCTCCGTCAGCGACACGGGAATCGGCATCCCTCATGAGAAACAGCAGATCATTTTCGAAGCCTTCCAGCAGGCGGACGGCAGCACGAACCGGGAATATGGCGGAACGGGCTTGGGACTTGCAATATCCCGGGAAATTGCCGAGATGCTGGGTGGAGAAATCACTCTGTACAGTGAAGTGACCAAGGGAAGCGTATTTAATTTGTACCTGCCAACTGAAGCGGAATTCACGGAACCGGAGATCAAGAGAACACATGTACCAGAGGTGATTGATATCACCCCGCCCAAACGCAGAAGCAGCCTAGTCAGAGCGGCGGAAGACACTTTGATTGACGACCGGGATAACATTGAACCGGGTGACCGTGTATTCCTGATTGTGGAGGATGATCAGAAGTTCAATGAAATTATTCTCGACCTCCTCCATAAAAAAGGAATCAAAGCTGTCATTACGGCCAGCGGGTGGGATGTCCTGGAACTCGTTCAAAAGTACAATCCGATCGCCATAACGTTGGATCTGCATCTTGGTGGGGATACGAACGGTTGGCTGGTACTCGATCAGCTGAAGAACGATATCCATGTGCGGCATATTCCGATTTGCGTCATGACCGTTGACGAGGACGAGGTGCTTCTGCTGCAGAAGGGTGCTCACGATTATTTCCGGAAACCTGTGACGAACGAAGAGTTGGAGAATGCTTTGGATCGTCTGAACCAATTTGCGGACAAGAAGGTTCAAAATCTGTTGGTGATCGTCCATGATGAGCAGGAGCGCAAGCAAATTGTCGACCTGCTAAGCAATCAGGATCTCAAGATCACGGCAGTGGACACGGGGCGCAAAGCGTTGAACCAGATCAACACGAAAGATTTTGATTGCGTCGTGCTGGACAACAGCTTACCGGATATGAATCTTATTCGATTCGCCCGAGATATGTACAAAAATGCCAAAAACAAAAGAGTTCCCGTCGTAGCCCGCCTGAGCAAGAAGTTAACACCGGCGGAGGAGAACGAGTGGGATGAGTTAGTCAAAATGGTGGTTCTCAAAGAGGTGAAGTCGAATCTCCAATTGATCGATGAAACGACTCTCTTCCTGCACAGTAAGGCGGAGAAGCTCCCTTCCGGCTCAAGGGAAAAGCTGGTCAAACTGCATAATTCGGATGAAATGATCGAGTATAAGAAAGTGCTTGTGGTGGATGATGATATCCGGAACATTTTTGCACTAACGTCAATTTTGGAACGCCATCAAATGAAAGTCATTCCTGCGGAGAACGGCCAGGATGCCATTAACCTTCTGGAACAGAGTCCGGACATCGAAATCGTGCTGATGGATATCATGATGCCGGGTATGGACGGTTACGAAACAACCCGCGCTATCCGGCAGAAAGAGCAATTCAAGAACCTGCCCGTTCTTGCACTCACAGCGAAAGCCATGAAGGGAGACCGGGAGCTGTGCCTCGAAGCCGGCTGCTCGGATTACATCACCAAACCGGTCAACAGCGCACAGTTGTTATCAATGATGCGCACATGGCTAGACCAATAA
- a CDS encoding DUF4097 family beta strand repeat-containing protein, whose protein sequence is MTKYKGKKWFVLIAAAFVILVLAGCGDKAVEKTASFEGSKVQQIEVKTEGQSIKVSRSKDSEVKLRMKTSGELPAGLEAGVLTVNTEPASGFIHLKNETLYLELPEQSYESIRLATASGNITFEGQAQTISLNADSGNITVNGFTGEVDASTQSGKINLGVEASTEIQTDGGGQSLKGTVGTANTEASTLSVHSASGNINLEE, encoded by the coding sequence ATGACAAAATATAAAGGCAAGAAATGGTTTGTCCTCATCGCGGCAGCGTTCGTTATCCTCGTACTTGCAGGCTGCGGGGACAAAGCTGTGGAGAAAACAGCTTCTTTCGAGGGATCCAAGGTACAGCAGATTGAAGTGAAAACTGAAGGACAATCCATTAAGGTGAGCCGTTCCAAGGATTCAGAAGTAAAGCTCCGTATGAAAACAAGCGGTGAGCTGCCGGCGGGGCTGGAGGCGGGGGTGCTTACCGTTAACACTGAACCGGCATCCGGATTCATCCATTTAAAGAATGAGACCCTCTACCTGGAACTGCCGGAACAAAGCTATGAATCCATCCGTCTGGCCACAGCTTCCGGCAATATAACCTTTGAAGGCCAGGCACAGACAATCTCGCTGAACGCCGATTCAGGCAATATCACCGTCAACGGCTTCACGGGGGAGGTTGATGCATCTACCCAATCGGGCAAGATCAACTTAGGCGTCGAGGCATCCACAGAGATTCAGACGGACGGCGGCGGCCAAAGCCTAAAGGGCACGGTAGGCACGGCTAATACGGAAGCTTCCACGCTGAGTGTGCATTCAGCTTCAGGAAATATAAATTTAGAGGAGTGA
- a CDS encoding ABC transporter ATP-binding protein, producing MELQIEQVSKSYGAKQALSGITLKLKQGVTGLLGPNGAGKSTLMRMLATIEKPGQGSIKWNGVDIAKQPQVLRKELGYLPQDFGVYPNLTPLEFLEYIAAMKGLSARSARSRINELLEILNLSNDRKRLLGGFSGGMRQRVGIAQSLLNDPSLLIVDEPTVGLDPGERIGFRNLLSSLSGDRIIILSTHIVTDIESIAPSIALMAKGRLVKHAAPENLIQSVEQKVWNCILPASSLPDMQAKYTISSAIQRSDGIHTRIVSDLRPSANATLLPASLEDAYLYTVSSLGVQP from the coding sequence ATGGAATTGCAAATTGAACAGGTATCTAAAAGCTACGGCGCAAAGCAGGCCCTTAGCGGCATTACCTTGAAGCTCAAACAGGGTGTGACCGGACTGCTCGGCCCAAATGGTGCCGGTAAATCCACATTAATGCGGATGCTTGCGACTATTGAGAAACCGGGTCAAGGGAGCATCAAATGGAACGGTGTGGATATTGCCAAGCAGCCGCAGGTTTTGCGGAAGGAGCTGGGATATTTGCCGCAGGATTTCGGCGTGTATCCGAATCTGACCCCGCTTGAATTTCTGGAATACATAGCGGCAATGAAAGGTCTGTCCGCCCGGTCCGCCCGGTCCCGAATCAACGAGCTGCTGGAAATTTTAAATCTCTCAAACGACCGGAAACGGCTGCTCGGCGGATTCTCGGGCGGCATGAGACAGCGGGTGGGCATTGCCCAATCTCTGCTTAATGATCCGTCGCTGCTCATTGTCGACGAACCTACGGTCGGACTGGACCCCGGAGAAAGAATCGGATTCCGCAATTTATTGTCCAGCTTGTCAGGAGATAGAATCATTATTTTATCAACGCATATTGTGACCGACATTGAGTCCATCGCTCCCTCCATCGCCCTGATGGCGAAGGGACGGCTTGTCAAGCATGCGGCACCGGAGAACTTGATTCAGAGTGTGGAGCAGAAGGTCTGGAACTGCATCCTGCCTGCCTCCTCCCTGCCGGACATGCAGGCCAAATACACGATAAGCAGCGCCATTCAGCGCAGCGACGGCATCCATACCCGGATCGTTTCCGATCTGCGCCCCAGCGCAAATGCCACCCTGCTGCCCGCTTCACTGGAGGATGCGTACCTGTATACTGTGTCCTCGTTAGGAGTTCAGCCATGA
- a CDS encoding response regulator transcription factor codes for MNAEKILLVDDELGILTLLEITLKKERYHNITSCSTGEQALFFVKNHTYNLILLDVMLGDVNGFDLCREIRKHTDTPIIFITSCASDFDKLTGLGIGGDDYITKPFNPLEVVARIKALFRRQNLTQASSYGNSESERNKEYNYGRFILRPADAALIVNGQTVECTAKELELLSFFCRNPNRIYTTSQIYELVWGSPGYGDEKTVTIHISKIRKKLDDNPKAPELIINLRGIGYKFVPPVKGF; via the coding sequence ATGAATGCAGAGAAAATTCTACTGGTCGATGATGAGCTGGGGATTTTGACCTTGCTGGAGATTACGTTGAAGAAAGAGCGCTACCATAACATCACAAGCTGCTCAACCGGGGAACAAGCATTATTTTTCGTGAAAAATCATACCTATAACCTGATCCTGCTGGATGTAATGCTGGGGGATGTGAATGGCTTTGACCTGTGCCGTGAGATCCGCAAGCATACAGACACACCAATTATTTTTATCACCTCCTGCGCAAGTGATTTCGATAAATTGACCGGGCTCGGGATCGGAGGGGATGATTATATTACGAAGCCTTTTAATCCGCTTGAGGTCGTTGCCCGGATCAAAGCTTTGTTCAGAAGGCAGAACCTCACCCAAGCCTCTTCTTACGGGAACTCGGAAAGTGAAAGGAACAAGGAATACAATTACGGGCGTTTTATTCTGAGGCCTGCGGACGCTGCATTGATCGTGAATGGACAGACTGTGGAATGTACGGCCAAGGAGTTGGAGCTGCTCAGCTTCTTTTGCCGGAATCCGAACCGGATCTATACGACATCTCAAATCTATGAACTGGTATGGGGCAGCCCCGGGTATGGCGATGAGAAAACAGTCACTATTCATATTTCCAAGATCCGGAAAAAGCTGGACGACAATCCGAAAGCCCCCGAGCTGATCATTAACCTGAGAGGGATCGGTTATAAATTTGTGCCACCGGTCAAGGGGTTCTGA
- a CDS encoding sensor histidine kinase yields MKTGFRFSVHFAIGLIAWMLGLGITMMITVDVLFPLLGLLEGQEYYDLYILAVFVLNITGCSVLFGWYFGSPLRFMMSWIASLSGGNFEPPTAAKGIFKRNQKLKSRYRLYSELIVNIESLSASLKKSELERRKLEDNKKDWVAGISHDLKTPLTYVTGYSALLLNEEYSWNAEEQRTFLQEIQSKGLHMEELISDINLSFQINEDHASLPMQFGTLELIGFLQRLIADVGNDPRAVSYLLSLDAEIESLELVADEKVLYRALQNVLMNAVLHNPEGTAIHVTVRREGEESANIMISDNGTGMDEDTLNNLFQKYYRGAKGSSHKLGTGLGMAIVKNLILAHGGFLTVDSEVSKGTTFHIRLPVRVHEKST; encoded by the coding sequence ATGAAAACGGGATTTCGGTTCAGTGTCCATTTTGCCATCGGATTAATTGCCTGGATGCTTGGACTCGGCATTACCATGATGATTACCGTGGATGTGCTGTTTCCTCTGCTGGGCCTGCTGGAAGGGCAGGAGTATTATGATCTGTACATTCTGGCGGTATTTGTGCTTAATATTACCGGATGCAGCGTGCTGTTCGGCTGGTACTTCGGGAGTCCGTTAAGATTCATGATGTCTTGGATTGCTTCCTTATCGGGCGGGAATTTCGAACCTCCGACTGCAGCAAAGGGCATCTTCAAACGGAACCAGAAACTGAAATCCCGCTACCGGCTGTACAGCGAATTGATAGTGAACATTGAGTCGCTGTCCGCCAGCCTGAAGAAGTCCGAACTCGAACGCCGTAAGCTTGAAGATAACAAAAAAGATTGGGTGGCCGGCATCTCGCATGATCTCAAAACACCGTTAACATATGTCACGGGATACTCAGCTCTACTGCTGAATGAAGAGTACAGCTGGAACGCGGAGGAACAGCGAACGTTTCTGCAAGAAATCCAGTCCAAAGGGCTGCATATGGAGGAATTGATCAGCGACATCAACCTCTCTTTTCAGATAAATGAGGATCATGCCTCTTTGCCCATGCAGTTTGGCACTCTGGAGTTGATCGGCTTCCTGCAGCGGCTGATCGCCGATGTCGGCAACGATCCAAGAGCAGTGTCCTACCTGTTGAGCCTGGATGCAGAGATAGAGTCGCTGGAGCTTGTTGCTGACGAGAAGGTGCTCTACCGGGCGCTGCAAAATGTGCTGATGAATGCCGTGCTTCATAATCCGGAAGGAACTGCCATTCATGTTACTGTGCGGCGGGAGGGAGAGGAAAGTGCAAATATCATGATTTCCGACAATGGCACTGGTATGGACGAAGATACGCTGAACAATCTGTTTCAAAAATATTACCGCGGAGCAAAAGGCAGCTCCCATAAGCTGGGAACAGGACTAGGTATGGCTATTGTAAAAAACCTGATCCTCGCACACGGCGGCTTCCTGACTGTAGATAGCGAAGTAAGTAAAGGAACCACATTTCATATCCGTCTACCTGTCCGGGTGCATGAAAAGTCTACTTGA
- a CDS encoding DMT family transporter — MKNTLLGSLYLTLASMIWGGMYVVVKIVVSVIPPLELVWMRYLVAIVALLVIGFITRQNWRIEKRYFILIVAIGLIGNTISIVAQETGTMLSTAQMGAIITSSTPAFMVIFARLILKEQLTLKKGISVLLATIGVLFIVGIGDVNLSSTLGGIALLIAALTWALMSVLVKRLPSDYSQIVVTTYSILVALIVLTPFVLPRLHEISISQLAHPTIWGGLLYLGIVSTAGGFLLWNRGLQMLNASSGGIFFFFQPLVGTLLGWLVLGENIGVAFWIGSILIFTGVLFVINEKK; from the coding sequence ATGAAAAACACCTTATTAGGTTCTTTATATTTAACTTTAGCTTCCATGATCTGGGGCGGTATGTACGTTGTTGTTAAAATTGTAGTATCGGTCATACCTCCATTAGAACTTGTATGGATGAGATATTTAGTAGCCATTGTTGCACTTCTAGTTATCGGCTTCATCACACGACAGAACTGGCGAATTGAGAAACGTTATTTTATCTTAATCGTAGCTATTGGGCTCATCGGTAATACGATTTCAATTGTTGCACAGGAAACGGGTACCATGTTATCCACAGCACAAATGGGAGCCATTATAACTTCTTCAACACCAGCATTCATGGTTATTTTTGCTCGCCTTATCCTTAAAGAACAGTTGACATTAAAAAAGGGAATCTCTGTTTTATTAGCGACAATTGGGGTGCTTTTCATTGTTGGAATTGGTGATGTGAATTTATCCAGTACACTTGGAGGTATTGCCCTGCTTATTGCTGCATTAACATGGGCCCTCATGTCTGTACTTGTAAAACGTTTGCCAAGTGATTACTCACAAATTGTGGTAACCACCTATTCCATCTTAGTAGCCCTAATCGTGTTGACTCCTTTTGTATTGCCGCGGTTACACGAGATTAGTATCTCTCAACTGGCTCACCCGACGATTTGGGGAGGACTCTTATATTTGGGTATTGTTTCAACAGCAGGCGGATTTCTACTTTGGAATCGCGGATTGCAAATGCTTAATGCCTCAAGTGGAGGAATATTTTTCTTCTTTCAACCCCTGGTTGGAACATTACTTGGATGGCTTGTTCTAGGAGAGAACATAGGTGTAGCGTTTTGGATCGGCTCTATCCTAATTTTTACAGGTGTTCTATTCGTTATCAACGAGAAAAAATAG
- a CDS encoding response regulator transcription factor, with amino-acid sequence MKYDCLIVDDEEALSTSTCKYFNMLGVKTYWVADEQACFDFFTQNKADLILLDINLGQQSSGFEICKKLRKATNIPILFISARTSDDDVLLALNIGGDDYIQKPYALSIILAKVKTVLKRYGGDVDVLSFGSFTMDLISEKLMNDGCEIKLKAMEYKLLSYLIQNKNRPLAKEELFSNVWNDAITSDGTLNVHIRKLREKIEENPNEPRYIKTIWGTGYVFETD; translated from the coding sequence ATGAAATACGACTGTTTAATTGTTGATGATGAAGAAGCGCTGTCAACAAGCACCTGTAAATACTTTAATATGCTTGGCGTGAAGACCTATTGGGTAGCAGATGAACAGGCATGTTTTGATTTTTTTACGCAAAACAAGGCCGATTTGATCCTGCTCGATATTAATTTAGGGCAGCAATCCTCCGGATTTGAAATATGCAAAAAACTGAGAAAAGCCACCAATATCCCTATATTGTTTATAAGTGCACGAACCAGTGATGATGATGTTCTGCTTGCACTAAATATCGGTGGAGACGACTATATCCAAAAGCCGTATGCACTCAGTATTATTTTGGCTAAAGTGAAAACGGTATTGAAAAGATATGGGGGCGATGTTGATGTTTTAAGCTTTGGCAGCTTTACGATGGATCTGATCTCGGAAAAGCTGATGAATGATGGCTGCGAGATTAAATTGAAGGCTATGGAATATAAGCTGCTGTCCTACTTAATCCAGAACAAAAATCGCCCTCTCGCCAAAGAGGAACTGTTCTCTAACGTCTGGAATGACGCAATCACCAGTGACGGAACCTTAAATGTCCACATCCGCAAACTGCGTGAAAAAATTGAAGAAAACCCTAATGAGCCGCGTTATATTAAGACGATTTGGGGGACCGGTTATGTATTTGAGACCGATTAG